The Flavobacterium marginilacus genome window below encodes:
- the nuoK gene encoding NADH-quinone oxidoreductase subunit NuoK, with translation MNNILTQIGIENYIFLCVTLFCIGIFGVLYRRNAIIVFMSIEIMLNAVNLLFVAFSTYHQDTQGQVFVFFSMAVAAAEVAVGLAILVSVFRNIGSISIDNLKNLKG, from the coding sequence ATGAATAATATTTTAACTCAAATTGGTATAGAGAACTATATCTTCCTGTGTGTAACACTTTTTTGTATCGGGATTTTTGGGGTTTTGTATAGACGAAATGCAATCATTGTGTTCATGTCTATCGAAATCATGCTGAATGCTGTTAACTTATTGTTTGTGGCTTTCTCTACTTACCACCAAGACACACAAGGACAAGTATTCGTATTTTTCTCCATGGCAGTAGCAGCTGCAGAAGTTGCGGTAGGACTCGCCATATTGGTTTCAGTATTTAGAAATATTGGATCAATCAGCATCGATAATTTAAAAAACTTAAAAGGATAA
- the nuoL gene encoding NADH-quinone oxidoreductase subunit L, whose protein sequence is MDTNLALVLLLTPFLGFLINVFFGKSLGKSVSGAIGTLSVVISFIVAVSFFLQISQTKQAINIQLFDWIQISKFNVSFGFLLDQLSVLWLLFVTGIGSLIHLYSISYMHDDEKMHSFFAYLNLFIFFMITLVVGSNLLVMFIGWEGVGLCSYLLIGFWYKNQSYNDAAKKAFIMNRIGDLGLLIGIFILGSLFSTLDFASLQTAIAGAKGVDTLWLSIAALALFIGACGKSAQIPLYTWLPDAMAGPTPVSALIHAATMVTAGIFMVSRMHFLFDLTHEIQTIIAVIGGVTSLVAATIGLVQNDIKKVLAYSTVSQLGLMFLALGFGAYEVAIFHVITHAFFKACLFLGSGSVIHGLHGEQDMRKMGGLKKAMPITFWTMLISSLAISGVPVFSGFFSKDEILMTAFHHNIPLWVVGSVASIMTAFYMFRLMFLTFLNDFRGTEEQKHHLHESPALITFPLIVLAILAAVGGLISLPGNSWLNEYLSPLFAKAGTEEHVLGTTEYMLMAIAVVGGFIGIGIAYAKYIKQNAVPSEDAEITGVSKVLYNKYYIDELYDSLFVAPINSLSKIFRDYVETGISSAVFGLGKTASELSYQGKKLQNGSVGLYLFAFVLGMCAIISYLFLAQ, encoded by the coding sequence ATGGATACCAATTTAGCTTTAGTCTTACTGTTAACTCCTTTTTTAGGGTTTTTAATTAATGTTTTCTTTGGAAAATCGTTAGGAAAATCGGTTTCCGGAGCCATCGGAACGCTTTCTGTAGTGATTTCGTTTATTGTTGCAGTTTCGTTTTTTCTTCAGATTAGCCAAACCAAACAAGCAATAAATATTCAATTATTTGACTGGATTCAAATCAGCAAATTCAATGTGAGTTTTGGATTTTTGCTGGATCAGTTATCTGTTTTGTGGTTATTGTTTGTAACTGGAATCGGTTCTCTGATTCATTTATACTCTATCAGCTATATGCATGATGACGAAAAAATGCATTCTTTCTTTGCATACTTAAATCTCTTTATCTTTTTCATGATTACCCTTGTAGTTGGAAGCAACTTATTGGTAATGTTCATTGGCTGGGAAGGAGTTGGACTTTGTTCTTACTTATTGATTGGATTTTGGTATAAAAACCAAAGTTATAATGATGCTGCCAAAAAAGCATTTATCATGAACCGTATTGGGGATTTAGGATTATTAATTGGGATATTTATATTAGGAAGTTTATTCTCTACTTTGGATTTTGCATCATTACAAACAGCTATCGCTGGCGCTAAGGGTGTTGATACACTTTGGTTAAGCATTGCTGCTTTAGCATTGTTTATCGGAGCCTGCGGGAAATCGGCTCAGATTCCTTTATATACCTGGTTACCTGATGCGATGGCAGGACCAACGCCGGTTTCGGCTTTGATTCACGCTGCAACAATGGTTACTGCTGGTATTTTTATGGTATCCAGAATGCATTTCTTATTTGATTTAACACACGAAATACAAACCATTATTGCCGTAATTGGAGGAGTAACTTCATTGGTTGCTGCAACGATCGGTTTGGTTCAAAATGATATTAAAAAAGTACTTGCCTACTCTACCGTTTCTCAATTGGGATTAATGTTTTTAGCTTTAGGTTTTGGTGCTTATGAAGTAGCGATATTCCACGTAATCACTCACGCTTTCTTTAAAGCTTGTTTATTCTTAGGATCTGGATCGGTAATTCACGGATTACATGGAGAACAGGATATGCGTAAAATGGGCGGATTGAAAAAAGCGATGCCAATTACTTTTTGGACCATGCTTATTTCTTCGTTAGCGATTTCCGGCGTTCCTGTATTTTCAGGTTTCTTTTCTAAAGATGAAATTTTGATGACCGCTTTCCACCATAACATTCCGCTTTGGGTTGTTGGATCGGTTGCATCGATAATGACCGCTTTCTATATGTTCCGATTGATGTTCCTGACTTTCTTAAACGACTTTAGAGGAACGGAAGAGCAAAAACATCATTTACACGAAAGTCCGGCTTTAATAACATTTCCTTTAATTGTATTGGCAATTTTGGCTGCTGTCGGAGGATTAATCAGTTTACCTGGCAATAGCTGGCTGAACGAATACCTATCTCCTCTTTTCGCGAAAGCGGGAACAGAAGAACATGTATTGGGAACTACTGAATACATGTTGATGGCAATTGCCGTTGTCGGAGGATTTATTGGAATTGGGATTGCTTACGCTAAATACATCAAACAAAATGCTGTTCCAAGCGAAGATGCCGAAATCACAGGTGTTTCAAAAGTACTGTATAACAAATACTATATTGATGAACTGTACGATTCATTGTTTGTTGCACCAATAAACAGTTTGTCTAAAATCTTCAGAGATTATGTTGAAACAGGAATTTCTTCAGCAGTCTTTGGATTAGGAAAAACTGCCAGCGAACTTAGTTACCAAGGTAAAAAATTACAGAATGGAAGTGTTGGACTATACCTATTTGCTTTTGTTTTAGGCATGTGTGCCATTATTTCTTATTTATTTTTAGCTCAATAA
- a CDS encoding NADH-quinone oxidoreductase subunit N, producing MTTLIAIVGLGILSLIFEIFDFRKAIIPVTIIGLLAILGLTVSEFNSPASYYNNMIVVSKFSVSFSSLFIVLTIFLIALSHNFYDNHQSKLSDYIAIKIFLLAGAVSMVSFGNLAMFFLGIEILSISLYILAASNRVNIKSNEAGMKYFLMGSFASGIILFGICMIYGAMGSFDIIEISDMSQSAELPIWFPIGIVLVTIGMLFKIAAVPFHFWAPDVYEGSPALTTALMSTLAKVVAIATLYKLLSAMNADINYSFQIVVVIISIASMTVGNIMALRQVNVKRMLAFSGISHAGFMLMALLSLSTSAGSLLYYTSAYALSGIAAFSVILYVCKNRENEDIVNFHGLGKTNPLLAAILTASLLSMAGIPIFAGFFAKLVLFSQTIQAGYLVVVIFAVINSIISVGYYFKLILAMYTKEPNETRTAKPFLIYAVAVLAILLNIIIGLFPSLVLDLLA from the coding sequence ATGACAACATTAATAGCTATAGTAGGATTAGGTATTTTAAGCCTTATTTTTGAAATCTTTGATTTTAGAAAAGCAATTATTCCGGTAACAATTATCGGACTGTTAGCCATTCTGGGACTTACCGTGTCCGAATTTAATTCTCCTGCAAGTTACTATAACAATATGATTGTGGTGAGTAAATTTTCGGTTTCATTTTCGAGTTTATTTATTGTATTGACAATCTTTTTAATAGCATTGAGCCATAATTTTTATGATAATCACCAAAGCAAACTTTCTGATTATATTGCAATAAAAATATTTCTTTTAGCCGGAGCAGTTTCCATGGTTTCATTTGGTAATCTCGCGATGTTCTTTTTAGGAATCGAAATATTATCTATTTCTCTTTATATTCTTGCAGCAAGCAACAGAGTAAACATAAAAAGTAATGAAGCTGGTATGAAATACTTCCTGATGGGATCTTTTGCTTCTGGAATTATTTTATTCGGAATCTGTATGATTTATGGCGCAATGGGTTCATTTGACATTATCGAAATTAGCGATATGTCACAATCAGCTGAGCTTCCTATTTGGTTTCCAATCGGTATTGTTTTAGTTACAATCGGAATGTTATTCAAAATTGCAGCAGTTCCTTTTCACTTTTGGGCTCCTGACGTTTATGAAGGTTCACCAGCTTTGACAACAGCTTTAATGAGTACTTTGGCAAAAGTTGTAGCAATTGCAACACTTTATAAACTATTATCAGCAATGAATGCCGATATTAATTATTCATTCCAAATAGTTGTAGTAATCATTTCTATAGCTTCTATGACTGTTGGAAATATCATGGCTTTGAGACAGGTAAATGTAAAACGTATGCTGGCTTTTTCAGGTATTTCGCATGCAGGATTTATGCTGATGGCATTATTGAGTTTATCTACTTCTGCAGGAAGTCTATTGTATTACACTTCGGCTTACGCATTATCAGGTATTGCTGCTTTCAGCGTTATATTATACGTCTGCAAAAACAGAGAAAACGAAGATATCGTAAACTTCCACGGCTTAGGAAAAACAAACCCTCTATTGGCAGCTATTTTAACAGCATCTCTTCTTTCTATGGCGGGTATACCAATATTTGCAGGTTTCTTTGCCAAATTGGTTTTGTTCAGCCAAACAATTCAGGCAGGTTATTTAGTAGTGGTTATATTTGCTGTAATCAACTCGATTATTAGTGTTGGCTACTACTTTAAATTGATATTAGCAATGTATACAAAAGAACCGAATGAAACCCGCACAGCAAAACCATTCTTGATTTACGCGGTTGCAGTGCTTGCTATTCTTCTAAACATAATTATTGGATTATTCCCTTCATTGGTTTTAGATTTATTGGCATAA
- a CDS encoding Gfo/Idh/MocA family protein has translation MNETTKNLRWGIIGCGNVTEVKSGPAYQKTAGFTIGAVMRRDPEKAADYVKRHGIAKFYTDADTLINDPEIDAVYIATPPDTHKFYGLKVAKAGKPCCIEKPLAPNYQDCIDIAEAFEAKNIPVFVAYYRRTLPRFEQIKNWIDSKTIGDIRHIRWHLSKPANDQDRSGEYNWRTDINVAPAGYFDDLASHGLDLFIHYFGNIKKVSGLSLNQQGLYTSKDACVAYWIHESGITGSGSWNFGTFEREDIVEIYGSEGKITFSIFENDPLILKTATGETTHNIPHPENVQLHHVEQMRDQLLGNHKHPSNAFTAAHTSWVMDQIIRNPIIK, from the coding sequence ATGAACGAAACAACAAAAAATCTAAGATGGGGAATAATAGGCTGTGGCAATGTCACTGAAGTAAAAAGCGGTCCTGCCTACCAAAAAACCGCAGGTTTTACTATTGGTGCGGTAATGCGCAGAGATCCTGAAAAAGCTGCAGATTATGTCAAAAGACATGGTATTGCAAAATTTTATACGGATGCCGATACCTTAATAAACGATCCTGAAATTGATGCTGTTTATATTGCAACACCACCCGATACCCATAAGTTTTATGGTTTAAAAGTTGCCAAAGCAGGAAAACCATGCTGTATAGAAAAACCATTGGCACCAAACTATCAGGACTGTATTGACATTGCAGAAGCTTTTGAAGCAAAAAACATTCCTGTATTCGTTGCTTATTACAGACGTACGCTTCCAAGATTTGAACAAATTAAAAATTGGATTGACTCGAAAACCATTGGTGATATCAGGCACATCAGATGGCACCTGAGCAAGCCTGCAAACGATCAGGACCGTTCAGGCGAATACAACTGGAGAACTGATATAAATGTAGCACCAGCAGGATATTTTGATGATTTGGCCAGTCATGGACTGGATTTGTTTATCCATTATTTCGGTAACATAAAAAAAGTCTCTGGTCTCAGCTTAAATCAACAGGGATTGTACACTTCAAAAGATGCCTGTGTCGCATACTGGATCCACGAATCGGGGATAACAGGGAGCGGAAGCTGGAATTTTGGCACATTCGAACGGGAAGATATAGTCGAAATTTATGGCAGTGAAGGAAAAATCACGTTCTCTATATTTGAAAACGATCCATTAATCCTAAAAACTGCCACAGGAGAAACTACTCATAACATACCACATCCTGAAAATGTTCAGCTGCATCATGTAGAACAGATGCGGGATCAGCTTTTAGGAAATCACAAACATCCGTCAAACGCATTTACAGCTGCACACACCAGCTGGGTGATGGATCAGATTATTAGAAACCCGATTATAAAGTAA
- a CDS encoding complex I subunit 4 family protein has translation MNVTLILIILLAGAFATYLAGDKLASKVALFFGIAAAGCSIVLLNHFNLGENISYSSQWITLPKVSFALQADGLSLAMVILTTILTAIIILSSFGNDFKNAKSIYSLILFMSFAMTGTFLASDGLLYYIFWELSLIPIYFIALIWGNGDAEERKKAVVKFFIYTLAGSLFMLIAFVYMYQKAGSFLIEDLYKLKLDINEQKWIFTAFFLAYAIKIPLIPFHTWQANVYQKAPTLGTMLLSGIMLKMGLYSLIRWQLPLSPLAAKEYMYIFIGVGIAGVIYGSIVALRQKDLKKLLAYSSLAHVGLIAAGTYALNLDGFRGAVLQMIAHGFVVVGLFFAAEIIFRRYETRLIADLGGIRAQSPKFTSMFLILVLASVALPTTFNFIGEFTVLYSLSQVNIWFAILGGTTIILGAYYMLKMFQQVMLGETNAKTFADVTLSEGLTLVIIIAVLFFFGLYPKPINDLITPSLETILNTINKYN, from the coding sequence ATGAACGTAACTCTAATATTAATCATCCTTTTAGCTGGCGCATTTGCAACTTATTTAGCTGGCGACAAGCTGGCTTCAAAAGTGGCATTGTTTTTTGGAATAGCGGCTGCGGGTTGCTCTATAGTTTTGTTGAATCATTTTAATTTAGGAGAAAACATTAGCTACAGCAGCCAATGGATTACATTACCTAAAGTTTCATTTGCATTACAAGCTGATGGGTTGTCATTGGCAATGGTTATATTGACAACTATTTTGACTGCAATTATAATTTTATCGTCATTTGGTAACGATTTCAAAAATGCAAAATCGATTTATTCACTTATATTGTTTATGTCATTTGCAATGACAGGAACTTTCCTGGCAAGTGACGGTCTTTTATACTACATCTTTTGGGAATTATCATTAATCCCTATTTACTTTATCGCTTTGATTTGGGGTAATGGCGATGCCGAAGAGCGCAAAAAAGCAGTGGTTAAATTCTTTATCTATACACTTGCAGGTTCATTATTCATGCTTATTGCTTTCGTTTATATGTATCAAAAAGCGGGAAGCTTCCTGATTGAGGATTTATATAAATTAAAATTAGACATAAACGAACAAAAATGGATTTTTACAGCTTTCTTCTTGGCGTATGCCATTAAGATTCCGTTGATTCCTTTTCATACCTGGCAGGCAAATGTATATCAAAAAGCTCCGACTCTTGGAACGATGCTTTTATCAGGTATTATGCTGAAAATGGGATTGTACAGCCTTATCCGCTGGCAGCTGCCTTTGTCTCCATTAGCAGCTAAAGAATACATGTACATCTTCATTGGAGTTGGTATTGCAGGAGTAATTTATGGTTCAATTGTAGCATTGAGACAAAAAGACTTAAAAAAATTATTAGCTTATTCTTCCCTTGCTCACGTTGGATTAATTGCAGCAGGAACATATGCTTTAAATCTTGATGGTTTTAGAGGTGCCGTTTTACAAATGATTGCTCACGGTTTTGTAGTGGTTGGATTGTTTTTTGCTGCTGAAATCATTTTCAGAAGATATGAGACAAGATTAATTGCAGATTTGGGCGGTATTCGTGCTCAATCTCCAAAATTCACTTCGATGTTTTTGATTTTGGTGTTAGCATCTGTTGCTTTACCAACTACATTTAACTTTATTGGAGAGTTTACCGTTTTATACAGCCTTTCGCAAGTAAATATTTGGTTTGCCATTTTGGGTGGAACTACAATTATTTTAGGAGCTTATTATATGCTTAAAATGTTTCAGCAGGTAATGCTTGGAGAAACCAATGCAAAAACTTTTGCCGATGTAACTTTATCTGAAGGTTTGACATTGGTAATTATAATTGCTGTATTGTTTTTCTTTGGATTATATCCAAAACCAATCAACGATTTGATAACGCCAAGTCTTGAAACTATTTTAAACACTATTAATAAATACAATTAA
- a CDS encoding ArsR/SmtB family transcription factor — protein sequence MGTTKHLDFDQETNAIAEICKALGHPTRMQIMTLLWNKNHRTCGEIVSQIPLAQSTISKHLLELKKADLLKVKNVGKKTIYSIEVEKIQILKKYLTNYLSNKLLSKEAETAILPPAPKNNKRDKLYLKDYNYQFPKKKSNSDESNIE from the coding sequence ATGGGAACTACTAAACACTTAGATTTCGATCAGGAAACAAATGCAATCGCAGAAATCTGCAAAGCATTGGGGCATCCAACGCGTATGCAGATAATGACTTTGCTCTGGAATAAAAACCACAGGACCTGCGGCGAAATTGTCTCACAAATTCCCTTAGCACAGTCGACCATTTCCAAACATTTATTAGAATTAAAAAAAGCTGATCTATTAAAAGTAAAAAATGTCGGTAAAAAAACCATTTATTCCATTGAAGTAGAAAAAATACAAATTCTTAAAAAGTATTTAACCAATTATTTATCGAACAAATTACTTTCAAAAGAAGCAGAAACTGCAATACTTCCTCCAGCTCCAAAAAATAATAAAAGAGACAAACTATATTTAAAGGATTACAACTACCAATTTCCAAAGAAAAAAAGTAATTCAGACGAAAGCAATATTGAGTAG
- a CDS encoding DsbA family oxidoreductase: MENQLKIQIWSDVMCPFCYIGKRKIEEALTQFENKDSVEIEWKSFELDPSFKATPNESIADHLAEKYGRDRDWAESMLENTTQTAKSNGLDFHFEKSILANSLNAHRLIHLGKKHNLANELEELLFKAYFTEGKNVNDWNTLQEIGQNAGLPIDEIKQLIDNDIYTKEVRRDQQEAQKLGITGVPFFVFDNKYAISGAQPTDTFLKTLEKTWAEGNFETKLKLQNTPDENSCGIDGCE, from the coding sequence ATGGAAAATCAATTAAAAATACAAATCTGGTCAGATGTAATGTGCCCGTTTTGTTATATAGGCAAAAGAAAAATAGAAGAAGCATTAACACAATTTGAAAATAAAGATTCAGTCGAAATAGAATGGAAAAGTTTTGAATTGGATCCGTCATTTAAAGCTACTCCTAATGAAAGCATTGCAGACCATCTCGCTGAAAAATACGGCAGAGACAGAGATTGGGCAGAATCAATGCTGGAAAACACAACTCAAACTGCTAAAAGTAACGGGCTGGATTTCCATTTTGAAAAATCGATTTTGGCCAATTCATTAAACGCACACCGATTAATTCATTTAGGAAAAAAGCACAATCTAGCCAATGAGTTAGAAGAACTGCTGTTCAAAGCTTATTTCACAGAAGGAAAAAACGTAAATGATTGGAATACGCTGCAGGAAATTGGTCAGAATGCGGGATTGCCTATTGACGAAATCAAACAGCTTATAGATAATGATATTTACACAAAAGAAGTACGCCGAGATCAGCAGGAAGCCCAAAAACTTGGAATTACTGGTGTTCCTTTCTTTGTATTTGACAATAAATATGCAATATCCGGCGCACAGCCAACAGATACTTTTTTGAAAACCTTGGAAAAAACTTGGGCAGAAGGAAATTTTGAAACCAAACTAAAACTTCAAAATACCCCTGATGAAAACAGCTGTGGCATCGATGGTTGTGAATAA
- a CDS encoding glycoside hydrolase family 95 protein, giving the protein MKKLYIVFAISIFCGKSIAQSTHKLWYKQPADYFEETLVLGNGKMGATVFGGVNSDKIYLNDITLWSGEPVNANMNPEAYKNIPAIREALKNENYQLAEELNKKLQGKNAESYAPLGTLEINNFHTGKTSNYYRELDISNAVSKVSYEIDGVKYTREYFVSAPDQIMVIKLTSSQKGALNFDIHSSSLLTSSSELKDNVLALNGVAPIHENEQYTVSLAFLSNKERGTRFTSLVKIKSTDGTIVNSDKSLGIKNASEAVIYVSVSTSFNGFDKNPNTEGLDNKAIASDHLNKAFGKTFDKLKQSHIADYQKFHNRVSLDLGKTTAPDLPTDERLLRYADGKEDKNLEILYFQYGRYLLISSSRTLGVPANLQGLWNPYVNPPWSCDYTLNINAQENYWLAENTNLSEMHLPLLGLIKNLSVTGKVTAKTFYGVDKGWTAAHNSDIWAMSNPVGQFGKEDPMWACWPLAGAWLSTHIWEHYVFTHYKNYLKNEGYSLMKGAAEFCLGWMVTDKNGNLITSPSTSPENQYLTPDGFIGATLYGGTADLAMIRECFDKTIKASKVLDIDADFRGKLEEALGKLHPYQIGKKGNLQEWYFDWDDKDPRHRHQSQLFGLFPGDHITPLKTPDLAEASRKTLEIKGDETTGWSKGWRINLWARLWDGNRAYKMFRELLRYVDPDGKKTEHPRRGGGTYPNLFDAHPPFQIDGNFGGAAAVAEMLVQSNENEIRLLPALPDAWESGSVKGICARGGFEISMEWNNKILQKVTVSSKNGGKTTLICGSKKQNITLIKGQKSEIVW; this is encoded by the coding sequence ATGAAAAAGTTATATATAGTTTTTGCCATTTCCATTTTCTGCGGAAAATCGATAGCACAATCTACCCATAAATTGTGGTACAAACAGCCAGCCGATTATTTTGAGGAAACGCTGGTTTTGGGAAATGGTAAAATGGGGGCGACAGTTTTTGGAGGTGTCAATTCGGATAAAATATATCTGAATGATATCACGCTTTGGTCGGGAGAACCCGTAAATGCCAATATGAATCCCGAAGCATATAAAAACATTCCCGCCATTCGCGAAGCGCTGAAAAATGAAAATTACCAGCTTGCCGAAGAGTTGAATAAAAAATTACAAGGTAAAAATGCCGAGTCCTATGCGCCATTGGGAACGCTTGAAATCAATAATTTTCATACCGGAAAAACTTCTAATTATTACAGGGAATTGGATATTTCAAATGCAGTTTCTAAGGTAAGTTACGAAATTGACGGCGTAAAATACACACGCGAATATTTTGTTTCTGCACCCGATCAAATTATGGTGATTAAGTTGACCAGCAGTCAGAAAGGTGCTTTAAATTTTGATATTCATTCGAGCAGTTTACTGACTTCAAGTTCGGAACTCAAAGACAATGTGCTTGCGCTAAATGGCGTTGCACCCATACACGAAAACGAGCAATACACTGTTTCGCTTGCTTTTTTGAGCAATAAAGAAAGAGGAACACGGTTTACAAGTTTAGTTAAAATCAAAAGTACGGACGGAACAATTGTAAATTCTGATAAGAGTTTAGGAATTAAAAATGCATCTGAAGCTGTGATTTACGTTTCAGTTTCAACGAGTTTTAATGGTTTTGATAAAAATCCGAACACCGAAGGCTTGGACAACAAAGCGATTGCATCGGATCATTTGAATAAAGCTTTTGGTAAAACTTTCGATAAATTAAAACAATCCCACATTGCCGATTATCAAAAATTCCACAATCGTGTTTCATTGGATTTAGGAAAAACAACAGCTCCCGATTTGCCGACTGATGAACGTTTATTGCGCTACGCGGATGGAAAAGAAGACAAGAATTTAGAAATACTGTATTTTCAGTATGGTCGTTACTTATTAATAAGCAGTTCAAGGACTTTGGGAGTTCCTGCCAATTTGCAGGGACTTTGGAATCCTTATGTAAATCCGCCTTGGAGCTGTGATTATACATTGAACATTAATGCACAGGAGAATTATTGGCTGGCAGAAAACACCAATTTGTCCGAAATGCATCTGCCTCTTTTGGGTTTGATCAAAAATCTTTCGGTAACGGGTAAAGTAACTGCCAAGACTTTTTATGGAGTTGACAAAGGATGGACTGCTGCTCACAATTCTGACATCTGGGCGATGAGTAATCCTGTCGGGCAGTTTGGAAAAGAAGACCCAATGTGGGCCTGCTGGCCTTTGGCAGGCGCTTGGTTAAGCACGCACATTTGGGAGCATTATGTTTTTACGCACTATAAAAATTATTTGAAAAATGAAGGTTATTCATTGATGAAAGGCGCAGCTGAATTCTGTTTGGGTTGGATGGTTACTGATAAAAATGGTAATTTAATCACTTCACCATCTACTTCACCCGAAAATCAGTATTTGACACCAGATGGATTCATAGGGGCAACTTTATACGGAGGAACTGCTGATTTAGCAATGATTAGAGAATGTTTTGACAAAACAATAAAAGCTTCAAAAGTTTTAGATATTGATGCCGATTTTAGAGGAAAACTGGAAGAAGCTTTAGGGAAATTACATCCTTATCAGATTGGGAAGAAAGGAAATCTGCAGGAATGGTATTTTGACTGGGATGATAAAGATCCAAGGCACCGTCATCAATCACAGTTGTTTGGACTTTTTCCAGGAGATCATATTACGCCTCTAAAAACTCCTGATTTAGCAGAAGCATCCAGAAAAACTTTGGAAATCAAGGGAGATGAAACAACTGGCTGGTCAAAAGGCTGGAGAATCAATCTTTGGGCAAGACTTTGGGATGGGAACCGCGCTTATAAAATGTTTCGTGAGCTTCTCAGATATGTTGACCCTGATGGTAAAAAAACGGAGCATCCAAGAAGAGGAGGAGGCACGTACCCTAATTTATTCGATGCACATCCGCCATTCCAGATTGACGGTAATTTTGGCGGTGCAGCAGCTGTTGCCGAAATGCTGGTTCAGTCTAATGAAAATGAAATTAGATTATTGCCTGCACTGCCTGATGCTTGGGAAAGCGGATCGGTAAAAGGAATCTGTGCCAGAGGAGGTTTTGAAATTTCGATGGAATGGAATAATAAAATTCTGCAAAAAGTTACTGTTTCTTCCAAAAATGGTGGTAAAACAACCCTCATTTGCGGAAGCAAAAAACAAAATATTACTTTAATTAAAGGTCAGAAATCGGAAATTGTCTGGTAA
- a CDS encoding NADH-quinone oxidoreductase subunit J family protein, with translation MSTVLILFCVLSAITLLTAFLTIFSRNPIHSGIYLVICFFSIAGHYLLLNAQFLAIVHIIVYSGAIMILLLFTIMLMNLNEADEVHKPRFTRLGAIVSFCLVCLVLIKIFINSKPIVEYDYTGEDYQSIKVLGKALLNEYMVPFEFASILLLVAMIGTVLLSKKEKLEK, from the coding sequence ATGTCAACAGTACTTATTTTATTTTGCGTATTGTCTGCAATCACATTGCTAACAGCATTTTTAACCATTTTTAGCAGAAATCCAATACACAGCGGTATCTATTTAGTGATTTGTTTTTTCTCTATTGCAGGACATTATTTACTGCTGAATGCCCAGTTTTTGGCTATTGTACATATCATAGTTTATTCGGGAGCGATAATGATTTTACTGCTCTTTACGATAATGCTTATGAATCTTAATGAAGCTGATGAAGTTCACAAGCCGAGGTTCACAAGGTTGGGAGCTATTGTTTCCTTTTGTTTGGTGTGTCTGGTTTTGATAAAAATCTTTATTAATTCGAAACCAATCGTAGAGTATGATTATACTGGCGAAGATTACCAGTCGATAAAAGTACTTGGAAAAGCATTGCTAAATGAGTATATGGTGCCATTCGAATTTGCTTCTATCTTATTATTAGTAGCGATGATTGGAACTGTGTTATTGTCTAAAAAAGAAAAATTAGAAAAATAA